The following are from one region of the Polycladomyces subterraneus genome:
- the truA gene encoding tRNA pseudouridine(38-40) synthase TruA, with translation MRKIKLTVAYDGTDFHGFQRQPGKRTVQGTLEAAISRLNGTETHVTGAGRTDAGVHAWGQVCHFETRNPMPVKRWVTVLNQSLPRDLVIRLAEEVALSFHARKDACWKTYRYVIDRSPVPDVFTRRYATHLPVSLDVQQMQLAAERLVGTHDFTSFSSAKSPVEDRVRTIYRCEVREQGDKLLIEVTGNGFLYNMVRIIAGTLVEVGMGKRTEESISSTLAAKDRSAAGKTMPPEGLTMVEVGYEPWEEMD, from the coding sequence GTGCGCAAGATTAAATTGACGGTCGCTTACGACGGTACTGATTTTCACGGGTTCCAGCGCCAACCCGGCAAGCGGACGGTGCAGGGCACCTTGGAAGCCGCCATCTCGCGGTTGAATGGTACCGAAACCCATGTGACGGGGGCGGGGCGCACCGACGCCGGTGTTCATGCGTGGGGCCAGGTGTGTCACTTTGAAACGAGAAATCCTATGCCCGTCAAACGATGGGTCACCGTGCTCAACCAGTCTCTTCCTCGGGATTTGGTGATCCGTTTGGCCGAGGAGGTGGCGCTGTCCTTCCATGCGCGCAAAGACGCCTGCTGGAAAACCTATCGGTACGTGATCGACCGCTCTCCAGTGCCGGACGTGTTCACACGCCGGTATGCCACCCATCTTCCCGTATCATTGGATGTACAGCAGATGCAGCTCGCCGCTGAGCGTTTGGTGGGGACGCACGACTTCACTTCGTTCTCCTCGGCCAAATCACCAGTGGAAGATCGGGTGCGTACCATCTACCGTTGTGAGGTTCGCGAACAAGGCGACAAACTGCTGATCGAAGTGACCGGCAACGGATTTTTGTATAACATGGTCCGCATCATCGCCGGGACACTGGTGGAAGTGGGTATGGGGAAACGAACCGAGGAATCGATTTCCAGTACCTTGGCCGCCAAGGATCGCTCCGCTGCGGGCAAAACCATGCCGCCAGAAGGGTTGACGATGGTAGAGGTGGGCTATGAACCGTGGGAGGAAATGGACTAA
- the rpsI gene encoding 30S ribosomal protein S9, with protein sequence MAQVQFYGTGRRKESVARVRLVPGDGRIVVNGRDLDQYFGLETLKAIVRQPLVLTDTLNRYDVLVNVHGGGFTGQAGAIRHGIARALLKVDPDLRPTLKKAGFLTRDPRMKERKKYGLKKARRAPQFSKR encoded by the coding sequence GTGGCACAAGTCCAATTTTACGGAACCGGTCGCCGCAAGGAATCGGTCGCCCGCGTTCGGCTGGTTCCCGGTGACGGCCGCATCGTGGTCAACGGCCGCGACTTGGACCAATATTTCGGCTTGGAAACGTTGAAAGCCATCGTACGTCAACCGTTGGTGTTGACCGATACCTTGAACCGTTACGACGTGTTGGTGAACGTGCATGGGGGCGGCTTCACCGGTCAAGCGGGTGCGATCCGTCACGGCATCGCCCGTGCGCTGTTGAAAGTGGATCCGGATCTTCGCCCGACCCTGAAAAAGGCCGGCTTCCTGACGCGTGACCCGCGGATGAAAGAAAGGAAGAAATACGGCTTGAAAAAAGCCCGCCGTGCTCCGCAATTCTCCAAACGGTAA
- the rplM gene encoding 50S ribosomal protein L13 translates to MRTTYMAKPNEVERKWYVVDAKGKPLGRVASQVAAILRGKHKPQFTPHVDTGDFVIVINASEVELTGKKATKKIYYRHSGYPGGLKATTAGDMRNNRPERMIELAVKGMLPKNSLGRKQFKKLKVYAGPEHPHQAQNPEVWELRG, encoded by the coding sequence ATGCGAACCACATATATGGCCAAACCGAATGAGGTGGAGCGGAAATGGTATGTGGTCGACGCGAAGGGGAAACCCCTTGGCCGGGTTGCTTCCCAAGTCGCGGCGATTTTGCGCGGGAAGCACAAACCGCAATTCACCCCTCACGTTGACACCGGCGATTTCGTCATCGTGATCAACGCGAGCGAAGTGGAATTGACCGGTAAAAAAGCGACCAAGAAAATCTACTACCGCCACTCCGGTTACCCTGGTGGATTGAAAGCGACCACTGCCGGCGACATGCGGAACAACCGTCCGGAACGTATGATCGAACTGGCTGTCAAAGGCATGCTGCCCAAAAACAGCTTGGGACGGAAGCAGTTCAAAAAACTGAAAGTCTATGCAGGACCGGAACATCCCCATCAGGCGCAAAATCCTGAAGTGTGGGAGCTTCGCGGATAA
- the cwlD gene encoding N-acetylmuramoyl-L-alanine amidase CwlD, giving the protein MRESWWWVLLRRQIIGRRSGRWLALVVLSFVVAIGLYQWTDSGFRTAWNMPLAGKVIVLDPGHGGPDGGAVSADGLVEKDVTLPITFYLRDYLQEAGALVVLTRESDRDLAEEGTKGLSRRKTQDLFARARLIRNSQADALISIHLNAIPSPRWSGAQTFYHPSREANKRLATWIQKELVHKLGNTTRLPKQNGEVFLLKTSPVPAALVEVGFLSNPQEAAMLRDEGYQKKLAAAIYYGILRFYSGERLPAEER; this is encoded by the coding sequence ATGCGGGAATCTTGGTGGTGGGTACTGCTGAGGCGGCAGATCATCGGCAGGCGCTCAGGTAGGTGGTTGGCACTTGTCGTGTTGTCTTTCGTTGTGGCGATCGGGTTGTATCAATGGACGGACTCGGGTTTCCGGACAGCATGGAATATGCCGCTGGCAGGAAAGGTGATCGTGCTCGACCCGGGTCACGGTGGACCCGATGGCGGAGCCGTCAGTGCAGACGGGTTGGTAGAAAAAGATGTGACCTTGCCGATCACCTTTTATTTGCGGGACTATTTACAGGAAGCAGGTGCCCTTGTCGTGTTGACTCGAGAATCCGACCGCGATTTGGCCGAGGAAGGCACCAAAGGATTGAGCCGTCGTAAAACGCAGGATTTATTCGCACGTGCGCGGTTGATCAGAAACAGTCAGGCGGACGCGTTGATCAGTATCCATCTCAATGCGATTCCTTCTCCCCGTTGGTCGGGGGCACAGACGTTTTATCATCCCAGCAGGGAGGCTAACAAACGATTGGCCACCTGGATTCAGAAAGAATTGGTTCACAAGCTGGGCAACACCACACGGTTACCCAAACAAAACGGTGAGGTCTTCCTGTTGAAAACTTCACCGGTGCCGGCCGCTTTGGTTGAGGTCGGTTTTTTGTCCAATCCCCAGGAAGCGGCGATGCTGAGAGACGAAGGATATCAAAAAAAGCTGGCGGCGGCTATCTATTACGGGATTCTCCGGTTCTATTCAGGTGAACGCTTACCGGCTGAGGAACGATAG